ATTGTAATCTGGACACACTTTCTGCACTAGTTTATAATCTGTACTGTAAAATGAAATATAAATACATATGACTTTAAAGGGTTTGGAGCAGAGCCATGACACATGGCTTTGAGTCTGCTCCTGGTAACAAGTTTTTGATGGATCATAGTTGCAAAGCGTAGTCTTCTTCGCCTTGTCCACTTTCTCGTACTCAATGCGGCAGTTAAATGTCTTTGAATCTTTGGCATCAATCACCGTCTGTTGAGCCAAGTCAAATTCCACAATTTTTGTAGGGGGCACCAGGCTGACGGAAACATTCCCCTGGCCAGTGGAATTATGACGGAAGTAGACACTAAAGGTACCGTTCCCGTGGTCCACTATTTTGCCTGTGATGAGTAGGTTTAGCTTGACGGTTTTGATGTTGGAATGAAAGTCTCCCCAGCCAAACATTTTCTTAAACTTTCCCGTTTTGACTATAGGTCGTCTCTTAGGTCGAGGGCGGGGCTCCTTCTGATCTGAGGCATTTCGTAACCAATCCCATATATCCTGGTCGGAGTAAGGTACTGGAGTTTCATAGTGCAGGTCCACAGCAGTAGCATTCTCTTTGCCAGATAATGTCTGTGAAAGCAGGCGGCTGATAGACAGATCTTTGCTGCTTTCTGTCCATATGTGCTTTTGCGTATTCTTAGGGCTGCCAGTTTTTAGAAGTTCTGATTTTTGAGGATTATTTCCATGAACACAAGTTACCTATAATTATGAAAATAAGAGGGAATGATGAGTTTTTGttcaacaaatgtaaggaatatcATTACACAGACCCATTTGCTGTGTCGATAACATAATTGTACTCACAATAGTAATTACAAAAAGACTAGCACCTGATCACAACTTTCAGAAATGTCTTCAAATGTTTCAAATACAAtgcattactttgaagtgcagtgactgttatgtagacaaatgtagcaacttctatgattctatagcatttggacagttacatggtaagatgggtatagagggatatgggccaagtgcaggcaattaggactagcttagtggtataaactgggcgacataaacatgttgggccgaagggcctgtttccatgttgtaaacttctatgattcttcatgtagcaaggttccacaaagcaATAAAATGAAAAggctatgttggttgagggaggaattctGGCTAGGACATGGGGAGAACTCTCTGTTCTTTGAATAACGGTTGAGGATTTTTAACACCCACCTGAATCACTAGAATCACTGTGGGCCATTgacttaacacctcatccaaaggacagcagttctaacatgcagcactccctcagtactgcactgatattTTGTGTTCAAGCCCTGGAaaaggatttgaacccacaaccttctggcttatGAGTAGGAGTGCTACCAATTGTGCTGAGCAAACACCATTGTTTATGCAGTTATGTAGATAAATTTACCAAATGAACATAAAGTTGCAGATTGGGGCCTGACTTGTTTTCGTACTAATAAATACAATACAACTCATTGGATTCACCAAACTACCAGCTCGTACTGTCCGTAGGTCACAAATAGCAAAATTCCAACCCACAGGGGCACAATGCCAAAACTCAATGCATTACACACTCTCTTCAGCGTAAAACATCTGCTGGGCAAAGTACACAGAGGAGAACGGGCAGAGAGCATCTCATGGCCATAATGGAgtctgcctgattttccattaATATAGATGGATAGAAAATCGGTACGGTTTGTTGTAGGCATGGTATTCATTCCTGCCCCCCATTCCCCATCCGGCCCCATTCCCCGCCCGCCCCCAATTCTCCTCCCATCCCATTTTTCCCTCAATGTGCTCAGCCCAGGAGATGTTTTATGCCTCAATACTGAAGAGAAAAACCCGCTTCACATTTCAAACTAGTTTGGACtgtggcaactcgccaaggcttcttcgacagcacctcccaaacccgcgacctctaccacctagaaggacaagagcagcaggtacatgggaacaacaccacctgcacgttcccctccaagtcacacaccatcctgacttggaaatatattgccgttccttcatcgtcgcctggtcaaaatcctggaactcccttcctaacagcactgtgggagaaccatcaccacacggactgcagcggttcaagaaggcggctcaccaccaccttgtcaagggcaattagggatgggcaataaatgctggcctcaccaatgacgcccgcatcccatgaacgaataaaaaaaaaacggtgTGGCTACAAAGTGAACTTCAGTCTATAATACTCTAAATAATTAAAATAACTCCCCAAGTGACAAGCTTCTGCTAAAAGGAACCAAATAGCAATATATGTGAGCAAAAATATAAAACTTAGAGGCTCTCCCCGCCCAACCATGTCATCTAACTGTATGTTAAACAAATCTAATGTTTTTGGCCATCTGAATGGCTTTTTCTGAATGTTAATCAGCCTTTGTGTGTTAGTAAACGTTTCATAAAGGAGTGATCAACTATCAAAATAAAGCTCTGTATCCTATAGTGAGGTGATAACCTTAAAATCATTCAATATGATGGCGGTGAGAGTAAATACTTTTTGCTTAATAGATGAGCTAAGATAATCTTCCCTCATCTATGTATATTTTATAACCTTGCAAAATTCACAATTATTGTTATTTACTCCAAAAACTAGGGGATAAAAATTGCTTCTCGTGCGTTTTCATGCTCAGCAGCATGCAACTGATCATGTAGATGCAAAAAAGGCCCCAAATTCGTCCTCctcattaattaaaataaaataggcAGGCTGCCAGTGCAACTCATTCTGTTCATTGGCAGCTTGCCTAATCGGGGGCGTCAATATCGCACGTTGCTGATATTTTTAAAAGCAAcacgcacctcttaaaggagaggtgcactttggctgcagacAACTGAAGATTATGGACAATGACAGCCACAGCAGAAGCTGCAAGTGACCCCCAGTTTtctaagaaaataagaacataagaaatagggacaagagtaggccacatggcccctcgagcctgctccaccattcaatcagatcatagctgatcttcgacctcaactccactttcctgtcctaaaatctatcgatctcagccttgaatatattccacAAGCTttgttatagtccaacgattaaaaataaaatcgttggactataacttggtgttgtaaaattgtttacaattgttaaccccagtccatcaccggcatctccacatcttgaatatattcaaccactcagcatccacagccctctggagtagagaatgccaaaagattcacaaccctctgcgtgaagaaattcctcctcatctcagtcttaagtgactgaccccttatcctgcaactatgccccctagttctagattctccagccatgggaaacagcctctcagcatttacactgtcaagccccctcataaactaatatttttcaatgagatcacctctcattcttctaaactccagagagtataggcccattctactcaacctctccttataggacaaccctctcatcctaggaattaatctagtgaaccttcgttgcactgcctctaagtcaagtatatgcttccttagataaggagaccacaactgtacgcagtactccaggtgaggtcccaccaaagccctgaacaattgtagtaagatttccttactcttgtactccaactcccatgcaataaaggccatttgcttccttaattgcttgctgtacctgcatgctaacttttagtgtttcttgtacgaggacacccaaatctctccgaacaccaacatttaatagttcctcaccatttaaaaaatattctgattttctattcttcctaccaaagtgaataacctcacatttccccacattatactccatctgccaccttctgatGCTGCTTTGGAGGTTTTAATGGAGGAGGTTGGCAGGGGGAGAGACATGCTGTTTCCACCAGGCGGCAGTTAGATTTCCAGGCAAGCTGCCCAGCATGAGTGGGCAAAGGTGGCAGTGTGTGTATTGCCAGAGGTATTGCCCCCAGGAcaagcaggaagaagttcaatggccTCACAAGGCTAACTAAGGTAAGCCTCCTAACTCATTACTCTCTGCTTAGCCCTGCACTACCTGTAGCCGCAGCACTCGCAACCCTTCCCTCCCCCGATTACCAGTACTCTCCTCCAACCACTgcagtatacttccctccacctcctcctgctcctattgcagcactctgcacctgctactctcctcactgttacttccttcacctcctcacaACTCTGAAATCTTACACACACCAGCAACATTATTCTACCCTGATATGCATGCCCTCAAACCTTCTCATTACTCTAGCACTAGCACACCTCCTTCTTTCTTACAGGACAAACTCGCACACAATAACAGGGAGCAGACAGCCCCAGGAGGAGGGGCCGTGCTTCATCCATGTGCTGTCCCCAATTAAAGAGTAGATGATGGTTATTGTGGGCAGGGGGCACATCAGGAACATAGCATCTGGCAAGGCTGAAGAACAAGTCCTGCatggttttaaaccatcttcccttccttcccttctcacttaaATCTCACATGATGCATgacaaaatgctgctgctttcagAAGCGACTTATCTGTCTCTTCTTACTCATGCCACTGAATGataactcttgtcccttttttctatttcaaGTCCAGAAGCTCCACTTTTCAGGGAGCAGAAGAACTTGAAGAGATAAGCCAACTTTTTCTTGTTTTACATTCAAGCAAACATGATTGAAATCCAGTGTTTGAACGGTTCATATGCCAGTCGGTTGAATGGACAGTTAATATTTCAACTATGCATCAAATGTTTTCAAATATGGTAGCAAGTCAACGTAATAATAAAATATCAATTATATAAAGATTGTTGCACTATGGATGTCTGACACTAGATGGCAAAAGAACATTTTATAAATACTTTACCATAAAATACTCACAGAACATGCTACAGCCATTTTAATGCATGATATATTTACTACATTAATTTTTGTCCACTTTGATTTGTTGAATCCAATACCAGACTCCTGAAAATGGGACATGGAAATCTAAATGGACAATTAGTTGCAGATTCGAAAATCTAACAATTTCATCAGCAACAACGAACTCCTGAGAGTGCAAAGAGATACACTTTCAAAACTACAGGAAGTTGTGGAGAAGAAGAAAGTAGCTGCCGCAGAGCCAGCCTTCAAAAACTACAGCTGCCAAAGAGACACGGTCTTACAAAACTGCCAGGGTGgcagggaaggaggaagaagCTTTGAATGCAGCAGAAGAAAGGATTTACCTGAGTATTTAAAACAATATTATCTAATAAGGTGTGCAGCATTTAAATAGGTAGATGTGggctcttaaaggaggaaaatactctggtgggaggagggagaagaaCTATTTTCAAATTGAAGTATTCCCTCCATAAAATTTTTACATTGATTTCAGTCTATGGTTATTCAAAATAAATTTTCTGATCTTCATCTTGTTGATGGTTGAACATTAAATCGTAACCAGCTCCTTTCTACGAGACTGGGTATAAAGAAAATGAGGGACACAGCTACTTTAACTCAATGACCCAGAAATTATGCCATGAGATACCAACACTTAACACATTTGTttaaaattcctctctccacaaTTTTGCTGAGGCATTAACCACCATTAATATTTCCAGTAAAATAGCAGGAATAGGAATCCCAGGTGtataaaggtgacatgaggaaaaacttttttacacagcgagtggttgtgatctggaatgcactgcccgagggggtggtggaggtaggttcgatcatggccttcaaaagggaactggataagtacttgaaaggaaaagatttgcagggccaaggggatagggcgggggagtggggctaactgattcgctcttgcatagagccggcgcggactcgatgggccgaatggcctccttccgtgctgtaacctttctatgattctatattggtATCCCATGGTATCATTTCAAGCCATAGTATTTAGGAATGCCAGAAGCCATATTTTGTAGCCAAAATCAGAACTGCATGTCTTAAGATGAATGTCACCCTTTTACGATAATTGCCGATTGAAACTGACATTAAGATGTCTGAATTGTCATATCATAGAGACTTTAACCTGCTATGGTATAGTAGAATAATGAAAGCAGTTTGTGGAAAGTGGATTTTACACAATGCAAAATCCAACTGTTTCACTGCTTTGCTACAAAACCTGTCCCTCTCTCAGGTAACTGTAGCTCATTATTTAATTTAGTACGACACAGAGAGACTTTCGAACTCAAcacaatgctgagctcttcttccatcgcCATCGTCTCTGCGCCCACTTCTTTAACCTGGAGTCTTCCCTCCCTGCACAGCAGACCCTTTCTCCagccttcagaattctcgttccacctggacccctccctttggcctcttaccctctcttcatGTTTTAATTGGAAACTGCCAGCGTGACATTGGCCATCTCAACGTCTCTACTCTCCttactcactctaacctacctccctctgaatttgcagcactctgttctctcaggtccaacgcTGACATTGTCAGTAAACCTGCTGATAAGGGCGCCGCTGTTGTTGTTTGacaaacagacctctaccttgtggaGGCTGAACACCTCCTCCTACtaccccctggaccatgaccccaccaccgaacatcaagccatggtttcccaatccatcactgacctcatctgcACTGGAGCTCTTCCCCCCACGACCTTCAACCTCATGGACCCCCAACCCCGCatagcccacttctacctccttcccaagatccacaaacaggactgtccTGGTAGATCCATCATTTCAGCCTCTTCCTGCCCCAAGGAAATTATTTATTcctatcatgactatattttttctccccttgtccagtctcttccaacctacatctgCAACTCTTCCGTGCCCtacgccactttaacagtttcgagatccccggccctaaccgtctccttttcaccatggacgtccagccctctacacccccatccccctccttaaatggaggcctaaccagtccccatccaccaccaccctcctccacctggctgaacttgttcttaagttgaacaacttctcctttgactccactcacttcctccaaataaaaggtgtcgctgtgggaacccgtatgggtcccagctatgcctgcctttttgtgggatacgtggaacattctttgttccagtcctacttagGTCCCCTTCCTCATCTCTtattctggtacattgatgactgtatcagtgccatttcctgctctcgccctgaactaGAAaacttcatcaactttgcttccaatttccacccttccctcaccttcatgtggtccatctccaactattcccttcccttcttcgacttctctatctccatttctggggataggctgttaaCCAATATCTATTACAAGGCCActaactcccacagctaccttgattacacttcctctcatcccgcttcctgtaaggacgctattcccttctcccagtttctccgtctccattgcATCTGTTCTCACGACGCCATCTTCCACACCAGtgtttccgatatgtcttcct
This DNA window, taken from Heptranchias perlo isolate sHepPer1 chromosome 2, sHepPer1.hap1, whole genome shotgun sequence, encodes the following:
- the LOC137332248 gene encoding neurexophilin-1-like, with amino-acid sequence MALRTWVECRKMFNDLTRVVKEKVAHNRRQQKRPEGGQVTCVHGNNPQKSELLKTGSPKNTQKHIWTESSKDLSISRLLSQTLSGKENATAVDLHYETPVPYSDQDIWDWLRNASDQKEPRPRPKRRPIVKTGKFKKMFGWGDFHSNIKTVKLNLLITGKIVDHGNGTFSVYFRHNSTGQGNVSVSLVPPTKIVEFDLAQQTVIDAKDSKTFNCRIEYEKVDKAKKTTLCNYDPSKTCYQEQTQSHVSWLCSKPFKVICIYISFYSTDYKLVQKVCPDYNYHSDTPYFPSG